A stretch of Henckelia pumila isolate YLH828 chromosome 4, ASM3356847v2, whole genome shotgun sequence DNA encodes these proteins:
- the LOC140866815 gene encoding uncharacterized protein, which produces MSSAMAAGASTSFAATLSAKSNSTYLPPNFLQKSSFHGLSLQDAKRVGEKINGASVARIARRRGVEITAKAAGAAKNIEVEVDKPLGLTLGQKPGGGVVVTGVESGGNAAKAGLKVGDQVTYTSSFFGDELWPADKLGFTKTAIQAKPDSVYFVVSRGVDVDVKRLPKRPAPPTFGRKLTDAQKARATHICLDCGYIYTLQKSFDEQPDDYACPQCRAPKKRFSRYDVSTGKAVGGNSPPIAVIIGLLVGIGGVGALLVYGLQ; this is translated from the exons ATGTCATCAGCAATGGCTGCCGGTGCATCTACTTCCTTCGCGGCCACCCTCTCTGCAAAGTCCAATTCCACTTACCTGCCTCCCAACTTCTTGCAG AAGAGCAGTTTCCACGGGCTGTCACTTCAAGACGCGAAAAGGGTCGGCGAGAAGATCAACGGTGCAAGTGTTGCGAGGATCGCGAGAAGAAGGGGGGTTGAGATCACGGCCAAGGCAGCTGGTGCTGCCAAGAACATCGAGGTGGAAGTCGACAAGCCACTAGGCTTGACTCTGGGCCAAAAGCCAGGTGGTGGAGTGGTGGTAACT GGTGTGGAAAGTGGTGGGAACGCTGCAAAAGCAGGGCTGAAGGTTGGTGACCAGGTGACTTACACCAGCAGCTTCTTCGGGGATGAACTTTGGCCTGCTGACAAGCTGGGATTCACCAAAACCGCCATCCAAGCTAAGCCGGATTCGGTGTATTTCGTCGTTAGCAG AGGTGTGGACGTTGATGTGAAAAGGCTACCCAAGCGTCCAGCTCCCCCTACCTTTGGAAGAAAGCTAACCGACGCTCAAAAG GCGCGCGCCACTCACATATGCCTCGATTGTGGCTACATTTATACCCTGCAAAAATCTTTTGATGAACAA CCTGATGACTACGCCTGCCCACAGTGTAGAGCACCGAAGAAGAGGTTTTCGAGATACGATGTTAGTACAGGAAAGGCTGTCGGAGGGAATTCACCTCCCATTGCTGTTATAATCGGACTACTTGTTGGGATTGGTGGTGTTGGAGCTTTGCTGGTTTATGGTCTTCAATGA
- the LOC140862951 gene encoding uncharacterized protein — translation MGQAFRKLFDTFFGNSEMRVVMLGLDAAGKTTILYKLHIGEVLSTVPTIGFNVEKVQYKNVIFTVWDVGGQEKLRPLWRHYFNNTDGLIYVVDSLDRDRIGRAKAEFQAIIRDPFMLNAVILVFANKQDMKGAMTPMEVCNGLGLYDLKNRKWHIQGTCALKGDGLYEGLDWLASTLKEHRAAGFSSVGPSSF, via the exons ATGGGACAAGCCTTTCGCAAGCTCTTCGATACCTTCTTCGGCAATTCTGAGATGCGG GTTGTGATGCTTGGCCTGGACGCTGCTGGCAAGACAACTATACTGTACAAGCTTCATATTGGGGAAGTTTTGTCAACAGTTCCTACCATCG GTTTTAATGTTGAGAAGGTTCAATATAAAAATGTTATATTTACGGTGTGGGATGTGggaggacaagaaaaattacgACCATTATGGAGGCACTACTTCAATAACACTGATGGCCTG ATCTACGTTGTGGACTCACTCGATAGAGATAGAATTGGAAGAGCAAAGGCAGAGTTTCAG GCCATCATCAGGGACCCCTTCATGCTTAATGCTGTTATATTGGTTTTTGCAAACAAACAAGACATG AAAGGAGCAATGACACCAATGGAAGTTTGCAATGGCCTGGGTCTGTATGATCTAAAAAATAGGAAATGGCATATACAAGGGACGTGTGCACTCAAAGGAGATGGTCTGTATGAAGGGTTGGACTGGTTGGCAAGCACGTTGAAAGAACACAGGGCTGCTGGGTTTTCTTCAGTTGGTCCTTCatcattttga